From the genome of Streptomyces sp. NBC_01304:
GTTCCGGTCCGCCTCACCGAGGGCGGGGCGGACCGGCTCGCCCTGGTGCTCGCGGGGATGGACGCGCCCGGGACGGACGCCCCCGAGACTGCTTAGCTCAGCGCGTCGTCGGGGTTGTGGTCGATCGAGACGACGTCGGCCGGGTCGCGTCCGTCCCCCAACTGCCCCCCATGACCGCCGAAATGGCCCGTTCGGCCGATCAGCCGGCGGGCAGCCCGAACCAGCGCAGCAGCACGGGCCGTGCGTCCTCGGGTGCCTCCTCGGGGCCTCGGGCATAGCGGGCGAGCAGGGCCAGATAGTCGTCGTGGAAGGAGTCCAGCTCGGCCTTGGTGAGGTGGCTGAGGCCCCGGGAGCCGCGCATCCAGCCCTCGGACGTCCCCTGCTCGGCGGTGAACTGCCGCAGCAGCTCGACGTCTTCCTCCAGCCGCATCCGGTCCAGCTCACCGGCCATGGCCCGCTCGGCGTCCGTCAGCTCGCTCTGCGGCGGTCTGCGGATGTCGAGGCCGCGCACGCCGCGCCACCAGCGCTCGCGGCCGGTGGAGCGTTCCGGGATGTCCTCGATGAGGCCGGCGCGCTCGAGCATGCGCAGGTGGTAGCTGAGCGTCCCGGTGTTCTCGCCCAGGGCGGTGGCGAGGGTGGTCGAGGTGGCCGGGCCGGTCTTGCCGAGGTGGCGCAGGATGCGCAGGCGCAGGGGGTGCGCGAGGGCCTTGAGGACCTCGGGGCTGTCGACCGTGCGCCGTTCTGCTCCCTCGCCTGCTCCCTGCTCTGCTCGCTGCTCTTCCGTCATGACCCCACCCTACCCGAATCACAGAGATTTCTCTGCAGACCTTTCTCTGCAGAGAAATCTCTGCAATGCTTGCTGCATGACGAAGAGCCGAGTGACCATGAATCGCTTCTCAACTGCCGTGGCCGGAGCGCTGCTTGCCGGACTCACCCTGGGTGCGGCACCCGCGCATGCGGCGGAGCAGGCCGCCGAGCTGCCGAAGTTCGACTTCTCCGCCTGCCCGACCGTCGAGGAGCTGCCGGAGGGCGCCGACCCCGGGACCTGGCGCTGCGAAGTCATGCACGCCACGGGCCGCCTGCGTCTGGGCTCCGTCGACGAGCCGCTCACCGCGCCCATGAAGATCACCTTCGCGGAGGGCCGTGTGGACGGCGAATTCCGCCAGGTCTTCGGGGAGATGACCGCCGCCCCGATCCGGGTGGGCGGCACCCCGCTGACGCTCACCCCGCAGTACGGCGGCTACTCGGACTTCCTGTCCGACGACACCCGGCGCGGCGAGTTCGACGTCAAGTTCGCGATAGGCGCGGGGGGAAGGCACGGTCTGCCGGCCCTGCCCTCGAAGGGCTGCTCGGTGGGCAGTGACGAGGACGCGATCCACCTGGTCCTCAAGGACACCTATCCCACGCGGGTGATATCGAAGGACCCGCTGATCGTGGCCTTCGGCGCGCAGGACACGGAGTTCACCGCCCCGCGCACCAGCGGCTGCGGGCGGCTCGGCCGAGCACTCGACCGGGTGCTCGGCCTGCCGTCACCGGCGGGGGCGAACGCCTTCGAGATGGACGTCACGGTGGGCATCAAGCCCTACATATAGGCCTGTTACAGATGCCGGTGCTCATCCCCTCCGATCACCGGCGGCGGCACCACGACATCCCGCTTGCGGCGCGACATCGAGCTGAAGGCCAGCACACCGATGAGGCCGACCAGCATCAGGATGATGCCGACGACGTCGACGTTGACGCTCTGCATCTGCCAGTCCGTGGCGAACGTGAGGATCGCCCCGGTGGCAATCAGGATGATGCATCCGCCCAGACCCATATGAACCGCCTCCCTGTCCTGTGGCTGTTCCGGCAGCGGGTACCCGGTACCGGAACAGCCATGCGGGAAGCGGAAGTTCAGCCTTCCGACAGGCGGAGGTTCAGCCTCGGACGTTCGGCTCGGAGGTTCAGCCTTCGAGGAAGGCGACCAGCGAGTTGGCCAGGAGATAGGGGTCGGCCGTGCCGCACAGCTCGCGGACGCTGTGCATCGACAGGATGGCGACACCGATGTCGACCGTCTTGATGCCGTGCCGGGCCGCGGTGATCGGGCCGATCGTGGTGCCGCAGGGCATCGCGTTGTTCGAGACGAAGGACTGGAAGGGGACCCCCGCCTTCTCACACGCGGCCGCGAAGATCGCCCGGCCCGAACCGTCGGTCGCATAGCGGTTGTTGACGTTGACCTTGAGGATCGGGCCGCCGCCCGCACGCGGGTGGTGGGTGGGGTCATGGCGCTCGGCGTAATTGGGGTGCACGGCGTGGCCGGTGTCGGAGGAGAGGCAGACCGTGCCGGCGAAGGCGCGTGCCCGGTCCTCGTAGGTGCCGCCGCGGGCGAAGACGGAGCGCTCCAGGACCGACCCGAGCAGCGGACCGTCCGCGCCGGTGTCGGACTGCGAGCCGTTCTCCTCGTGGTCGAAGGCCGCGAGCACCGGGATGTACGAGAGCCCGCCGGCATCCGTCGCGACCGCGGCGAGCGCGGCCGTGGCGGCGTGCACCGAAAGGAGGTTGTCCATGCGCGGCCCGGCGACGAGGTCTTCGTCGCGGCCCAGGTAGGAGGGTGCTTCGAGGGGGTGCGTCATCAGGTCCCAGCCGGTGACCGCACCCGGCGCGAGTCCGCTCTCCTCTTCGAGGAACCGGATCAGATCGCCTTCGCGTGCGTCACCGAGGCCCCAGATGGGCTGCAGATGACGCTGCTTGTCGAGCTTGAGGCCGTCGGTGTTCACCGCCCGGTCCAGGTGGATGGCCAGCTGCGGCACCCGACAGAGCGCGCGGTCGATGTTGACCAGGCGGGTCGTGCCGTCCCGCAACGAGAGCCGGCCGGCGAGGCCGAGGTCGCGGTCCAGCCAGGAGTTGAGCAGCGGCCCGCCGTAGATCTCGACGGCGATCTGGCGCCAGCCGTGCGCACCGGAGTCCGGCTGCGGCTTGACCCGCAGGTTCGGCGAGTCGGTGTGTGCGCCGACGATGCGGTACGGCGTGTGGGCCGAGGCGCCCTCCGGCACGTACCAGGCGACGATCGCACCGCCGCGCGTGACGTACTTGCCACCGCTGGTGCCGTCCCACTCGGCGGTCTCCTCGACCTCGCGGAAGCCGGCCTTCTCCAGGCGCGCGGCCGCGTTGGCCACCGCGTGGTACGGCGACGGGCTGGCCGCGAGGAAGGACATCATGTCGTCGGTGTGCCCGCGGTCGAAGCGGGCTCTGCCTGCGGCGCCGGCGGCGGGAGTGCTCATGGGTTCACCTTAACGACGTACGGGCGTCGGCTCCCGGCGAGCGGGGTGGGCCGACCACTGGTCTGTGGGTCAGTTGCCGAGGACGGCGGAAGGGGTGTCACCCCTGGCCACCTGTTCGGAGCGCTTGGTGACCAAGGCGGCGAGATCCTTGACGGTGGCGAGGTCGAGTTTCGCGTCCGGGCTGAGGGTTTCGGCGCTGATCTGCAGGATGCTCGTCCCGGTCCGCACCTGGATGTGCGCGGCCGGCCCGAAGGCCTGGCCGGACAGGCCGCGGACGGCGCCGCGTTCGTCCCCGAGCTCGCCGACCTCGATCTTCGAGGGCTCGCCGAGGGCCCGGGACAGGCGCTTGACGAGCTGGTCGTACGCCGTCTTCGCCGATGCCTCGTCCTGGGCCGCGAAGATCGTGAGGTTGGCCGAGAACGCCTGCTCGGGCGCGGTGAAGTGGGCCTGGTCGAAGTAGCGCAGGCCGGCGCAGTCCGTCTTGTGTCCGCCGCACAGCGAGGGCCTGGAGTGCTTGTCGATGGACTCGGCCGCCCGCGGCTCGGTGCCCTTCCAGCCGGGCAATGCCGCGGCGTCCGGCAGTACGGCCCCGACCTGCTTCGCGGTCAGCGGCGCGGCCTGTTTCCCGGCCGGCGACTCGGCCTGCCCGCCGCCGTCGCCGCACGCGCCGAGCAGGACAACTGCCGCCGCGGCCAACGCGATCCGGCCGTACCACTCGCTCCTCATGCCCCGCCCCTCTTCGTGGCCGCCGATCATACGGACGGCCCGCCCCTTGCGGGAACGGGCCGTCGTGGCAAGACCGGAAACGGTCGGCAGTGCCAGGGGCTAGAACGCCGCCTCGTCCAGCTCCATCAGGTCCAGGTCGACGCCCTCGGCGAGCTTGCGCGCACCGGTGACGCCCGGCAGGACGTTGGCGGCGAAGAACTTCGCGGCCGCGATCTTGCCGGTGTAGAAGGCCTTGTCCTTGGCGGAGGCGTTCGGCAGCTTCTCGGCGGCCACCGCGGCACCGCGAAGGAGCAGGTAGCCGACGACGACGTCGCCGGAGGCGAGCAGCAGGCGGGTGGTGTTGAGGCCCACCTTGTAGATGTTCTTGACGTCCTGCTCGGTCGCCGCGAGGTCGGTGAGCATCAGGCCGACGATGGCCTCCAGCTCGACGGCCGCCTTGGCGAGCTGCTCGCGGGCGCCGGACAGCTCCTCGCCGCCGGTCTCCACGGCCAAGAACTTCTTGATCTCCTCGGCGAGGGAGTTGAGGGCCGCGCCCTGGTTACGGACGATCTTCCGGAAGAAGTAGTCCTGGCCCTGGATCGCGGTGGTGCCCTCGTAGAGGGTGTCGATCTTGGCGTCGCGGATGTACTGCTCGATCGGGTACTCCTGCAGGAAGCCGGAGCCGCCGAAGGTCTGCAGGGACTGGGCGAGCTGCTCGTAGCCCTTCTCGGAGCCGTAGCCCTTCACGATCGGCAGGAGCAGGTCGTTGAGCGCCTCGAGCTGGGCGGTGTCCTCGCCCGCGGTCTCCTTGACGAGGATCTCGTCCTGGACTGCCGCGGTGTGCAGGACCAGGGCGCGCATGCCCTCCGCGTACGCCTTCTGCGTGATCAGCGAGCGGCGCACGTCCGGGTGGTGCGTGATGGTGACCTTCGGCGCGGTCTTGTCCATGAACTGCGCGAGGTCGGGGCCCTGGACACGCTCCTTGGCGTACTCGAGGGCGTTGAGGTAGCCCGTGGAGAGCGTGGAGATCGCCTTCGTGCCGACCATCATGCGGGCGAACTCGATGATGCGGAACATCTGGCGGATGCCGTCGTGCTTGTCGCCGATCAGCCAGCCGACGGCCGGGTGGTCGGCCTGGTCGCCGAAGGTCATCTCGCAGGTGTTGGAGGCCTTGAGGCCCATCTTGTGCTCGACGTTGGTGGCGTAGACGCCGTTGCGCTCGCCAAGCTCGCCGGTCTCGAAGTCGAAGTGGAACTTCGGCACGAGGAAGAGGGAGAGGCCCTTGGTGCCGGGGCCGTGGCCCTCGGGGCGGGCGAGGACGTAGTGGAGGATGTTCTCCTCCATGTCGTGCTCACCGGACGTGATGAAGCGCTTGACGCCCTCGATGTGCCAGGAGCCGTCGGCCTGCTGGACCGCCTTGGTGCGGCCGGCGCCGACGTCCGAACCCGCGTCGGGCTCGGTCAGGACCATGGTCGAGCCCCAGGTCTTGTCGACCGCGATCTGCGCCCACTTCTTCTGCTCCTCGGTGCCCTCCTCGAAGAGGATC
Proteins encoded in this window:
- a CDS encoding ArsR/SmtB family transcription factor, with product MTEEQRAEQGAGEGAERRTVDSPEVLKALAHPLRLRILRHLGKTGPATSTTLATALGENTGTLSYHLRMLERAGLIEDIPERSTGRERWWRGVRGLDIRRPPQSELTDAERAMAGELDRMRLEEDVELLRQFTAEQGTSEGWMRGSRGLSHLTKAELDSFHDDYLALLARYARGPEEAPEDARPVLLRWFGLPAG
- a CDS encoding M18 family aminopeptidase; translation: MSTPAAGAAGRARFDRGHTDDMMSFLAASPSPYHAVANAAARLEKAGFREVEETAEWDGTSGGKYVTRGGAIVAWYVPEGASAHTPYRIVGAHTDSPNLRVKPQPDSGAHGWRQIAVEIYGGPLLNSWLDRDLGLAGRLSLRDGTTRLVNIDRALCRVPQLAIHLDRAVNTDGLKLDKQRHLQPIWGLGDAREGDLIRFLEEESGLAPGAVTGWDLMTHPLEAPSYLGRDEDLVAGPRMDNLLSVHAATAALAAVATDAGGLSYIPVLAAFDHEENGSQSDTGADGPLLGSVLERSVFARGGTYEDRARAFAGTVCLSSDTGHAVHPNYAERHDPTHHPRAGGGPILKVNVNNRYATDGSGRAIFAAACEKAGVPFQSFVSNNAMPCGTTIGPITAARHGIKTVDIGVAILSMHSVRELCGTADPYLLANSLVAFLEG
- a CDS encoding acyl-CoA dehydrogenase, with amino-acid sequence MGHYKPNLRDIEFNLFEVLGRDKLYGTGPFAEMDVETAKSVLSELTRLAENELAESFADADRNPPVFDPETNTAPVPASFKKSYKAFMDSEYWRLGLPEEIGGTTAPPSLIWSYAELILGANPAIWMYSSGPAFARILFEEGTEEQKKWAQIAVDKTWGSTMVLTEPDAGSDVGAGRTKAVQQADGSWHIEGVKRFITSGEHDMEENILHYVLARPEGHGPGTKGLSLFLVPKFHFDFETGELGERNGVYATNVEHKMGLKASNTCEMTFGDQADHPAVGWLIGDKHDGIRQMFRIIEFARMMVGTKAISTLSTGYLNALEYAKERVQGPDLAQFMDKTAPKVTITHHPDVRRSLITQKAYAEGMRALVLHTAAVQDEILVKETAGEDTAQLEALNDLLLPIVKGYGSEKGYEQLAQSLQTFGGSGFLQEYPIEQYIRDAKIDTLYEGTTAIQGQDYFFRKIVRNQGAALNSLAEEIKKFLAVETGGEELSGAREQLAKAAVELEAIVGLMLTDLAATEQDVKNIYKVGLNTTRLLLASGDVVVGYLLLRGAAVAAEKLPNASAKDKAFYTGKIAAAKFFAANVLPGVTGARKLAEGVDLDLMELDEAAF